A section of the Festucalex cinctus isolate MCC-2025b chromosome 7, RoL_Fcin_1.0, whole genome shotgun sequence genome encodes:
- the proser3 gene encoding proline and serine-rich protein 3 isoform X3 — MKSRNCVTKQNAFEPAASPMGKPTKDLSSKRNKRSLIPARSQYQGHPKMHTPDKNENHWPDKYGPSFFAHSGPSIDRVPSPTISDMEISSLSSRVPKSTASSQPGVHRDSVVTKYIDRFRYGEPQSREERQLMSSEFEEERVPLWWMSSSSLPPSSTPTKTPQIDDQAIFSPARRPLDDDFNSSPCRADYSMNAYIPSDTSQNEFEDTEILHLQERDSRFLQRCDSILSSGSIPVSSEGVGCSARSSPVNINETLQRLVANTSIKPTPTMATLDSAPAVRIQQYTVTSRMAPPARPEEDILTQWRLRRKMKQASERSQSQQNSTICTPTFRALGPSLQFTPVIGHPYKQQPRVQHPEPSQEAFPEHKEAHERHPSTPAPLLSAASQPQSLAHVPAHMHLLCDILPCPTQSAHASTFQGNPHEPERSVNKESKVSGNLEQSYMDEPPHRHIPSPTPAHSRHTDLGFPFRPADGGHPSMPREDSSPSRPLEGSRPSRFTQVKVDEPSKPKEENSLFRHMEEGSQSRPVAGHHRDPAMKIETAKKEKKQVKQVGESEKTDRIIRKQKKLTRCTGCSEHADRPSATSSVHQKLPKKSKTRAHPQQQERLKDTGSRAPPSPVHHASRQVVSEVMFPPEDSSPQDAAVTSPPAHPQSSIPPCNAHASLEVMTQLLQEAEDSDEKEFEDDPLLRVLRTQRKWVKEQISQVDFRLHNFLDKEDDTPT; from the exons ATGAAATCCAG AAACTGCGTGACAAAGCAGAATGCATTCGAGCCTGCAGCTTCTCCAATGGGGAAGCCAACCAAGGACTTGTCGAGCAAAAGGAACAAACGG AGTTTGATTCCTGCACGTTCACAATATCAAGGCCACCCTAAAATGCACACGCCTGACAAAAACGAGAATCATTGGCCTGATAAATATGGACCATCTTTCTTTGCACATTCTGGACCGTCCATTGACCGCGTTCCTTCTCCTACCATATCTGACATGGAAATAAGTTCACTATCTTCAAGAGTTCCAAAATCCACGGCTTCCTCTCAGCCAGGGGTTCACCGGGATTCAGTAGTGACAAA GTACATTGATCGTTTTCGCTATGGAGAACCGCAGAGTCGAGAGGAGCGCCAGCTGATGTCCTCTGAATTTGAAGAGGAGAGAGTGCCTTTGTGGTGGATGTCTTCCTCATCTTTACCTCCTAGTTCCACACCAACTAAAACGCCACAAATAG ATGACCAAGCAATTTTCAGTCCAGCAAGACGCCCACTTGATGATGATTTCAATTCATCACCATGCAGAGCAGATTATAGCATGAATGCATAT attccgtcagACACATCTCAGAACGAGTTTGAGGACACAGAGATACTTCACCTTCAAGAAAGGGATAGCAGATTTCTGCAGAGATG TGACAGTATTCTCAGCAGTGGATCAATTCCTGTCAGTTCAGAGGGCGTGGGATGCTCAGCTCGCTCTTCTCCAGTCAATATAAATGAGACACTGCAAAGACTTGTGGCGAACACTTCAATCAAACCTACACCAA CAATGGCCACGTTGGACTCAGCTCCAGCTGTGCGCATCCAACAATACACTGTCACTTCAAGAATGGCGCCTCCTGCACGCCCGGAAGAAGACATCCTTACCCAGTGGCGTTTGAGAAGAAAGATGAAGCAGGCCAGTGAACGAAGTCAGTCCCAGCAAAACTCAACAATTTGTACGCCCACGTTTAGGGCTTTGGGCCCCAGTCTACAGTTTACCCCAGTAATTGGACACCCTTACAAG CAACAGCCACGTGTTCAGCACCCTGAACCATCACAAGAAGCTTTTCCTGAACACAAAGAAGCTCATGAACGTCACCCCTCAACTCCCGCCCCTCTCCTCAGTGCTGCCTCCCAACCACAATCTCTTGCGCATGTTCCTGCGCACATGCATCTCCTTTGTGATATTCTTCCCTGTCCCACGCAGTCGGCTCATGCTAGCACGTTCCAAGGAAATCCACACGAACCAGAAAGGAGCGTAAATAAAGAAAGCAAAGTCTCTGGAAACTTAGAGCAGAGTTACATGGATGAGCCTCCTCACAGACACATTCCATCACCAACTCCTGCTCATTCGAGACATACAGATCTAGGTTTTCCCTTTAGACCCGCAGATGGAGGTCATCCTTCGATGCCGAGGGAAGATAGCAGTCCATCAAGACCTTTAGAGGGAAGTCGTCCTTCCAGATTTACACAAGTGAAAGTCGACGAACCTTCGAAACCTAAGGAAGAAAACAGCCTTTTTAGACATATGGAAGAAGGGAGTCAATCTAGACCTGTAGCAGGTCATCACAGGGATCCCGCAATGAAGATTGAAACggctaaaaaggaaaaaaaacaagtaaagcAAGTGGGAGAAAGTGAAAAGACAGACAGGATCATCAGAAAGCAGAAGAAATTGACAAG gtgtacTGGATGTAGTGAGCATGCTGATCGGCCTAGCGCTACAAGCTCTGTGCACCAGAAGCTTCCAAAAAAGAGCAAGACACGGGCACATCCACAGCAGCAGGAGAGACTCAAAGATACAGGCAGTCGTGCACCACCATCTCCAGTCCATCATGCCTCACGACAG GTTGTTTCAGAGGTCATGTTCCCCCCAGAGGATTCTTCTCCACAAGATGCAGCTGTCACATCACCCCCTGCACATCCGCAATCTTCAATTCCTCCTTGCAACGCACACGCCTCGCTGGAGGTCATGACCCAGCTGCTGCAAGAGGCTGAAG ATTCAGATGAGAAAGAATTTGAAGATGACCCTTTACTACGAGTCCTTCGCACACAAAGAAAATGGGTTAAGGAGCAAATCAG TCAAGTGGACTTCAGATTGCACAATTTTCTGGATAAGGAAGATGATACCCCAACTTGA
- the proser3 gene encoding proline and serine-rich protein 3 isoform X5, which translates to MKSRNCVTKQNAFEPAASPMGKPTKDLSSKRNKRSLIPARSQYQGHPKMHTPDKNENHWPDKYGPSFFAHSGPSIDRVPSPTISDMEISSLSSRVPKSTASSQPGVHRDSVVTKYIDRFRYGEPQSREERQLMSSEFEEERVPLWWMSSSSLPPSSTPTKTPQIDDQAIFSPARRPLDDDFNSSPCRADYSMNAYIPSDTSQNEFEDTEILHLQERDSRFLQRCDSILSSGSIPVSSEGVGCSARSSPVNINETLQRLVANTSIKPTPTMATLDSAPAVRIQQYTVTSRMAPPARPEEDILTQWRLRRKMKQASERSQSQQNSTICTPTFRALGPSLQFTPVIGHPYKQQPRVQHPEPSQEAFPEHKEAHERHPSTPAPLLSAASQPQSLAHVPAHMHLLCDILPCPTQSAHASTFQGNPHEPERSVNKESKVSGNLEQSYMDEPPHRHIPSPTPAHSRHTDLGFPFRPADGGHPSMPREDSSPSRPLEGSRPSRFTQVKVDEPSKPKEENSLFRHMEEGSQSRPVAGHHRDPAMKIETAKKEKKQVKQVGESEKTDRIIRKQKKLTRCTGCSEHADRPSATSSVHQKLPKKSKTRAHPQQQERLKDTGSRAPPSPVHHASRQVVSEVMFPPEDSSPQDAAVTSPPAHPQSSIPPCNAHASLEVMTQLLQEAEDEKEFEDDPLLRVLRTQRKWVKEQISQVDFRLHNFLDKEDDTPT; encoded by the exons ATGAAATCCAG AAACTGCGTGACAAAGCAGAATGCATTCGAGCCTGCAGCTTCTCCAATGGGGAAGCCAACCAAGGACTTGTCGAGCAAAAGGAACAAACGG AGTTTGATTCCTGCACGTTCACAATATCAAGGCCACCCTAAAATGCACACGCCTGACAAAAACGAGAATCATTGGCCTGATAAATATGGACCATCTTTCTTTGCACATTCTGGACCGTCCATTGACCGCGTTCCTTCTCCTACCATATCTGACATGGAAATAAGTTCACTATCTTCAAGAGTTCCAAAATCCACGGCTTCCTCTCAGCCAGGGGTTCACCGGGATTCAGTAGTGACAAA GTACATTGATCGTTTTCGCTATGGAGAACCGCAGAGTCGAGAGGAGCGCCAGCTGATGTCCTCTGAATTTGAAGAGGAGAGAGTGCCTTTGTGGTGGATGTCTTCCTCATCTTTACCTCCTAGTTCCACACCAACTAAAACGCCACAAATAG ATGACCAAGCAATTTTCAGTCCAGCAAGACGCCCACTTGATGATGATTTCAATTCATCACCATGCAGAGCAGATTATAGCATGAATGCATAT attccgtcagACACATCTCAGAACGAGTTTGAGGACACAGAGATACTTCACCTTCAAGAAAGGGATAGCAGATTTCTGCAGAGATG TGACAGTATTCTCAGCAGTGGATCAATTCCTGTCAGTTCAGAGGGCGTGGGATGCTCAGCTCGCTCTTCTCCAGTCAATATAAATGAGACACTGCAAAGACTTGTGGCGAACACTTCAATCAAACCTACACCAA CAATGGCCACGTTGGACTCAGCTCCAGCTGTGCGCATCCAACAATACACTGTCACTTCAAGAATGGCGCCTCCTGCACGCCCGGAAGAAGACATCCTTACCCAGTGGCGTTTGAGAAGAAAGATGAAGCAGGCCAGTGAACGAAGTCAGTCCCAGCAAAACTCAACAATTTGTACGCCCACGTTTAGGGCTTTGGGCCCCAGTCTACAGTTTACCCCAGTAATTGGACACCCTTACAAG CAACAGCCACGTGTTCAGCACCCTGAACCATCACAAGAAGCTTTTCCTGAACACAAAGAAGCTCATGAACGTCACCCCTCAACTCCCGCCCCTCTCCTCAGTGCTGCCTCCCAACCACAATCTCTTGCGCATGTTCCTGCGCACATGCATCTCCTTTGTGATATTCTTCCCTGTCCCACGCAGTCGGCTCATGCTAGCACGTTCCAAGGAAATCCACACGAACCAGAAAGGAGCGTAAATAAAGAAAGCAAAGTCTCTGGAAACTTAGAGCAGAGTTACATGGATGAGCCTCCTCACAGACACATTCCATCACCAACTCCTGCTCATTCGAGACATACAGATCTAGGTTTTCCCTTTAGACCCGCAGATGGAGGTCATCCTTCGATGCCGAGGGAAGATAGCAGTCCATCAAGACCTTTAGAGGGAAGTCGTCCTTCCAGATTTACACAAGTGAAAGTCGACGAACCTTCGAAACCTAAGGAAGAAAACAGCCTTTTTAGACATATGGAAGAAGGGAGTCAATCTAGACCTGTAGCAGGTCATCACAGGGATCCCGCAATGAAGATTGAAACggctaaaaaggaaaaaaaacaagtaaagcAAGTGGGAGAAAGTGAAAAGACAGACAGGATCATCAGAAAGCAGAAGAAATTGACAAG gtgtacTGGATGTAGTGAGCATGCTGATCGGCCTAGCGCTACAAGCTCTGTGCACCAGAAGCTTCCAAAAAAGAGCAAGACACGGGCACATCCACAGCAGCAGGAGAGACTCAAAGATACAGGCAGTCGTGCACCACCATCTCCAGTCCATCATGCCTCACGACAG GTTGTTTCAGAGGTCATGTTCCCCCCAGAGGATTCTTCTCCACAAGATGCAGCTGTCACATCACCCCCTGCACATCCGCAATCTTCAATTCCTCCTTGCAACGCACACGCCTCGCTGGAGGTCATGACCCAGCTGCTGCAAGAGGCTGAAG ATGAGAAAGAATTTGAAGATGACCCTTTACTACGAGTCCTTCGCACACAAAGAAAATGGGTTAAGGAGCAAATCAG TCAAGTGGACTTCAGATTGCACAATTTTCTGGATAAGGAAGATGATACCCCAACTTGA
- the proser3 gene encoding proline and serine-rich protein 3 isoform X2: MKSRNCVTKQNAFEPAASPMGKPTKDLSSKRNKRSLIPARSQYQGHPKMHTPDKNENHWPDKYGPSFFAHSGPSIDRVPSPTISDMEISSLSSRVPKSTASSQPGVHRDSVVTKYIDRFRYGEPQSREERQLMSSEFEEERVPLWWMSSSSLPPSSTPTKTPQIDDQAIFSPARRPLDDDFNSSPCRADYSMNAYIPSDTSQNEFEDTEILHLQERDSRFLQRCDSILSSGSIPVSSEGVGCSARSSPVNINETLQRLVANTSIKPTPTMATLDSAPAVRIQQYTVTSRMAPPARPEEDILTQWRLRRKMKQASERSQSQQNSTICTPTFRALGPSLQFTPVIGHPYKQQPRVQHPEPSQEAFPEHKEAHERHPSTPAPLLSAASQPQSLAHVPAHMHLLCDILPCPTQSAHASTFQGNPHEPERSVNKESKVSGNLEQSYMDEPPHRHIPSPTPAHSRHTDLGFPFRPADGGHPSMPREDSSPSRPLEGSRPSRFTQVKVDEPSKPKEENSLFRHMEEGSQSRPVAGHHRDPAMKIETAKKEKKQVKQVGESEKTDRIIRKQKKLTRCTGCSEHADRPSATSSVHQKLPKKSKTRAHPQQQERLKDTGSRAPPSPVHHASRQVVSEVMFPPEDSSPQDAAVTSPPAHPQSSIPPCNAHASLEVMTQLLQEAEDEKEFEDDPLLRVLRTQRKWVKEQIRSNPLYLSLPVKWTSDCTIFWIRKMIPQLDAVTHDSF; encoded by the exons ATGAAATCCAG AAACTGCGTGACAAAGCAGAATGCATTCGAGCCTGCAGCTTCTCCAATGGGGAAGCCAACCAAGGACTTGTCGAGCAAAAGGAACAAACGG AGTTTGATTCCTGCACGTTCACAATATCAAGGCCACCCTAAAATGCACACGCCTGACAAAAACGAGAATCATTGGCCTGATAAATATGGACCATCTTTCTTTGCACATTCTGGACCGTCCATTGACCGCGTTCCTTCTCCTACCATATCTGACATGGAAATAAGTTCACTATCTTCAAGAGTTCCAAAATCCACGGCTTCCTCTCAGCCAGGGGTTCACCGGGATTCAGTAGTGACAAA GTACATTGATCGTTTTCGCTATGGAGAACCGCAGAGTCGAGAGGAGCGCCAGCTGATGTCCTCTGAATTTGAAGAGGAGAGAGTGCCTTTGTGGTGGATGTCTTCCTCATCTTTACCTCCTAGTTCCACACCAACTAAAACGCCACAAATAG ATGACCAAGCAATTTTCAGTCCAGCAAGACGCCCACTTGATGATGATTTCAATTCATCACCATGCAGAGCAGATTATAGCATGAATGCATAT attccgtcagACACATCTCAGAACGAGTTTGAGGACACAGAGATACTTCACCTTCAAGAAAGGGATAGCAGATTTCTGCAGAGATG TGACAGTATTCTCAGCAGTGGATCAATTCCTGTCAGTTCAGAGGGCGTGGGATGCTCAGCTCGCTCTTCTCCAGTCAATATAAATGAGACACTGCAAAGACTTGTGGCGAACACTTCAATCAAACCTACACCAA CAATGGCCACGTTGGACTCAGCTCCAGCTGTGCGCATCCAACAATACACTGTCACTTCAAGAATGGCGCCTCCTGCACGCCCGGAAGAAGACATCCTTACCCAGTGGCGTTTGAGAAGAAAGATGAAGCAGGCCAGTGAACGAAGTCAGTCCCAGCAAAACTCAACAATTTGTACGCCCACGTTTAGGGCTTTGGGCCCCAGTCTACAGTTTACCCCAGTAATTGGACACCCTTACAAG CAACAGCCACGTGTTCAGCACCCTGAACCATCACAAGAAGCTTTTCCTGAACACAAAGAAGCTCATGAACGTCACCCCTCAACTCCCGCCCCTCTCCTCAGTGCTGCCTCCCAACCACAATCTCTTGCGCATGTTCCTGCGCACATGCATCTCCTTTGTGATATTCTTCCCTGTCCCACGCAGTCGGCTCATGCTAGCACGTTCCAAGGAAATCCACACGAACCAGAAAGGAGCGTAAATAAAGAAAGCAAAGTCTCTGGAAACTTAGAGCAGAGTTACATGGATGAGCCTCCTCACAGACACATTCCATCACCAACTCCTGCTCATTCGAGACATACAGATCTAGGTTTTCCCTTTAGACCCGCAGATGGAGGTCATCCTTCGATGCCGAGGGAAGATAGCAGTCCATCAAGACCTTTAGAGGGAAGTCGTCCTTCCAGATTTACACAAGTGAAAGTCGACGAACCTTCGAAACCTAAGGAAGAAAACAGCCTTTTTAGACATATGGAAGAAGGGAGTCAATCTAGACCTGTAGCAGGTCATCACAGGGATCCCGCAATGAAGATTGAAACggctaaaaaggaaaaaaaacaagtaaagcAAGTGGGAGAAAGTGAAAAGACAGACAGGATCATCAGAAAGCAGAAGAAATTGACAAG gtgtacTGGATGTAGTGAGCATGCTGATCGGCCTAGCGCTACAAGCTCTGTGCACCAGAAGCTTCCAAAAAAGAGCAAGACACGGGCACATCCACAGCAGCAGGAGAGACTCAAAGATACAGGCAGTCGTGCACCACCATCTCCAGTCCATCATGCCTCACGACAG GTTGTTTCAGAGGTCATGTTCCCCCCAGAGGATTCTTCTCCACAAGATGCAGCTGTCACATCACCCCCTGCACATCCGCAATCTTCAATTCCTCCTTGCAACGCACACGCCTCGCTGGAGGTCATGACCCAGCTGCTGCAAGAGGCTGAAG ATGAGAAAGAATTTGAAGATGACCCTTTACTACGAGTCCTTCGCACACAAAGAAAATGGGTTAAGGAGCAAATCAG ATCTAATCCGCTCTATTTATCCCTTCCAGTCAAGTGGACTTCAGATTGCACAATTTTCTGGATAAGGAAGATGATACCCCAACTTGATGCAGTAACCCATGacagtttttaa
- the proser3 gene encoding proline and serine-rich protein 3 isoform X1 — protein sequence MKSRNCVTKQNAFEPAASPMGKPTKDLSSKRNKRSLIPARSQYQGHPKMHTPDKNENHWPDKYGPSFFAHSGPSIDRVPSPTISDMEISSLSSRVPKSTASSQPGVHRDSVVTKYIDRFRYGEPQSREERQLMSSEFEEERVPLWWMSSSSLPPSSTPTKTPQIDDQAIFSPARRPLDDDFNSSPCRADYSMNAYIPSDTSQNEFEDTEILHLQERDSRFLQRCDSILSSGSIPVSSEGVGCSARSSPVNINETLQRLVANTSIKPTPTMATLDSAPAVRIQQYTVTSRMAPPARPEEDILTQWRLRRKMKQASERSQSQQNSTICTPTFRALGPSLQFTPVIGHPYKQQPRVQHPEPSQEAFPEHKEAHERHPSTPAPLLSAASQPQSLAHVPAHMHLLCDILPCPTQSAHASTFQGNPHEPERSVNKESKVSGNLEQSYMDEPPHRHIPSPTPAHSRHTDLGFPFRPADGGHPSMPREDSSPSRPLEGSRPSRFTQVKVDEPSKPKEENSLFRHMEEGSQSRPVAGHHRDPAMKIETAKKEKKQVKQVGESEKTDRIIRKQKKLTRCTGCSEHADRPSATSSVHQKLPKKSKTRAHPQQQERLKDTGSRAPPSPVHHASRQVVSEVMFPPEDSSPQDAAVTSPPAHPQSSIPPCNAHASLEVMTQLLQEAEDSDEKEFEDDPLLRVLRTQRKWVKEQIRSNPLYLSLPVKWTSDCTIFWIRKMIPQLDAVTHDSF from the exons ATGAAATCCAG AAACTGCGTGACAAAGCAGAATGCATTCGAGCCTGCAGCTTCTCCAATGGGGAAGCCAACCAAGGACTTGTCGAGCAAAAGGAACAAACGG AGTTTGATTCCTGCACGTTCACAATATCAAGGCCACCCTAAAATGCACACGCCTGACAAAAACGAGAATCATTGGCCTGATAAATATGGACCATCTTTCTTTGCACATTCTGGACCGTCCATTGACCGCGTTCCTTCTCCTACCATATCTGACATGGAAATAAGTTCACTATCTTCAAGAGTTCCAAAATCCACGGCTTCCTCTCAGCCAGGGGTTCACCGGGATTCAGTAGTGACAAA GTACATTGATCGTTTTCGCTATGGAGAACCGCAGAGTCGAGAGGAGCGCCAGCTGATGTCCTCTGAATTTGAAGAGGAGAGAGTGCCTTTGTGGTGGATGTCTTCCTCATCTTTACCTCCTAGTTCCACACCAACTAAAACGCCACAAATAG ATGACCAAGCAATTTTCAGTCCAGCAAGACGCCCACTTGATGATGATTTCAATTCATCACCATGCAGAGCAGATTATAGCATGAATGCATAT attccgtcagACACATCTCAGAACGAGTTTGAGGACACAGAGATACTTCACCTTCAAGAAAGGGATAGCAGATTTCTGCAGAGATG TGACAGTATTCTCAGCAGTGGATCAATTCCTGTCAGTTCAGAGGGCGTGGGATGCTCAGCTCGCTCTTCTCCAGTCAATATAAATGAGACACTGCAAAGACTTGTGGCGAACACTTCAATCAAACCTACACCAA CAATGGCCACGTTGGACTCAGCTCCAGCTGTGCGCATCCAACAATACACTGTCACTTCAAGAATGGCGCCTCCTGCACGCCCGGAAGAAGACATCCTTACCCAGTGGCGTTTGAGAAGAAAGATGAAGCAGGCCAGTGAACGAAGTCAGTCCCAGCAAAACTCAACAATTTGTACGCCCACGTTTAGGGCTTTGGGCCCCAGTCTACAGTTTACCCCAGTAATTGGACACCCTTACAAG CAACAGCCACGTGTTCAGCACCCTGAACCATCACAAGAAGCTTTTCCTGAACACAAAGAAGCTCATGAACGTCACCCCTCAACTCCCGCCCCTCTCCTCAGTGCTGCCTCCCAACCACAATCTCTTGCGCATGTTCCTGCGCACATGCATCTCCTTTGTGATATTCTTCCCTGTCCCACGCAGTCGGCTCATGCTAGCACGTTCCAAGGAAATCCACACGAACCAGAAAGGAGCGTAAATAAAGAAAGCAAAGTCTCTGGAAACTTAGAGCAGAGTTACATGGATGAGCCTCCTCACAGACACATTCCATCACCAACTCCTGCTCATTCGAGACATACAGATCTAGGTTTTCCCTTTAGACCCGCAGATGGAGGTCATCCTTCGATGCCGAGGGAAGATAGCAGTCCATCAAGACCTTTAGAGGGAAGTCGTCCTTCCAGATTTACACAAGTGAAAGTCGACGAACCTTCGAAACCTAAGGAAGAAAACAGCCTTTTTAGACATATGGAAGAAGGGAGTCAATCTAGACCTGTAGCAGGTCATCACAGGGATCCCGCAATGAAGATTGAAACggctaaaaaggaaaaaaaacaagtaaagcAAGTGGGAGAAAGTGAAAAGACAGACAGGATCATCAGAAAGCAGAAGAAATTGACAAG gtgtacTGGATGTAGTGAGCATGCTGATCGGCCTAGCGCTACAAGCTCTGTGCACCAGAAGCTTCCAAAAAAGAGCAAGACACGGGCACATCCACAGCAGCAGGAGAGACTCAAAGATACAGGCAGTCGTGCACCACCATCTCCAGTCCATCATGCCTCACGACAG GTTGTTTCAGAGGTCATGTTCCCCCCAGAGGATTCTTCTCCACAAGATGCAGCTGTCACATCACCCCCTGCACATCCGCAATCTTCAATTCCTCCTTGCAACGCACACGCCTCGCTGGAGGTCATGACCCAGCTGCTGCAAGAGGCTGAAG ATTCAGATGAGAAAGAATTTGAAGATGACCCTTTACTACGAGTCCTTCGCACACAAAGAAAATGGGTTAAGGAGCAAATCAG ATCTAATCCGCTCTATTTATCCCTTCCAGTCAAGTGGACTTCAGATTGCACAATTTTCTGGATAAGGAAGATGATACCCCAACTTGATGCAGTAACCCATGacagtttttaa
- the proser3 gene encoding proline and serine-rich protein 3 isoform X4, protein MGKPTKDLSSKRNKRSLIPARSQYQGHPKMHTPDKNENHWPDKYGPSFFAHSGPSIDRVPSPTISDMEISSLSSRVPKSTASSQPGVHRDSVVTKYIDRFRYGEPQSREERQLMSSEFEEERVPLWWMSSSSLPPSSTPTKTPQIDDQAIFSPARRPLDDDFNSSPCRADYSMNAYIPSDTSQNEFEDTEILHLQERDSRFLQRCDSILSSGSIPVSSEGVGCSARSSPVNINETLQRLVANTSIKPTPTMATLDSAPAVRIQQYTVTSRMAPPARPEEDILTQWRLRRKMKQASERSQSQQNSTICTPTFRALGPSLQFTPVIGHPYKQQPRVQHPEPSQEAFPEHKEAHERHPSTPAPLLSAASQPQSLAHVPAHMHLLCDILPCPTQSAHASTFQGNPHEPERSVNKESKVSGNLEQSYMDEPPHRHIPSPTPAHSRHTDLGFPFRPADGGHPSMPREDSSPSRPLEGSRPSRFTQVKVDEPSKPKEENSLFRHMEEGSQSRPVAGHHRDPAMKIETAKKEKKQVKQVGESEKTDRIIRKQKKLTRCTGCSEHADRPSATSSVHQKLPKKSKTRAHPQQQERLKDTGSRAPPSPVHHASRQVVSEVMFPPEDSSPQDAAVTSPPAHPQSSIPPCNAHASLEVMTQLLQEAEDSDEKEFEDDPLLRVLRTQRKWVKEQIRSNPLYLSLPVKWTSDCTIFWIRKMIPQLDAVTHDSF, encoded by the exons ATGGGGAAGCCAACCAAGGACTTGTCGAGCAAAAGGAACAAACGG AGTTTGATTCCTGCACGTTCACAATATCAAGGCCACCCTAAAATGCACACGCCTGACAAAAACGAGAATCATTGGCCTGATAAATATGGACCATCTTTCTTTGCACATTCTGGACCGTCCATTGACCGCGTTCCTTCTCCTACCATATCTGACATGGAAATAAGTTCACTATCTTCAAGAGTTCCAAAATCCACGGCTTCCTCTCAGCCAGGGGTTCACCGGGATTCAGTAGTGACAAA GTACATTGATCGTTTTCGCTATGGAGAACCGCAGAGTCGAGAGGAGCGCCAGCTGATGTCCTCTGAATTTGAAGAGGAGAGAGTGCCTTTGTGGTGGATGTCTTCCTCATCTTTACCTCCTAGTTCCACACCAACTAAAACGCCACAAATAG ATGACCAAGCAATTTTCAGTCCAGCAAGACGCCCACTTGATGATGATTTCAATTCATCACCATGCAGAGCAGATTATAGCATGAATGCATAT attccgtcagACACATCTCAGAACGAGTTTGAGGACACAGAGATACTTCACCTTCAAGAAAGGGATAGCAGATTTCTGCAGAGATG TGACAGTATTCTCAGCAGTGGATCAATTCCTGTCAGTTCAGAGGGCGTGGGATGCTCAGCTCGCTCTTCTCCAGTCAATATAAATGAGACACTGCAAAGACTTGTGGCGAACACTTCAATCAAACCTACACCAA CAATGGCCACGTTGGACTCAGCTCCAGCTGTGCGCATCCAACAATACACTGTCACTTCAAGAATGGCGCCTCCTGCACGCCCGGAAGAAGACATCCTTACCCAGTGGCGTTTGAGAAGAAAGATGAAGCAGGCCAGTGAACGAAGTCAGTCCCAGCAAAACTCAACAATTTGTACGCCCACGTTTAGGGCTTTGGGCCCCAGTCTACAGTTTACCCCAGTAATTGGACACCCTTACAAG CAACAGCCACGTGTTCAGCACCCTGAACCATCACAAGAAGCTTTTCCTGAACACAAAGAAGCTCATGAACGTCACCCCTCAACTCCCGCCCCTCTCCTCAGTGCTGCCTCCCAACCACAATCTCTTGCGCATGTTCCTGCGCACATGCATCTCCTTTGTGATATTCTTCCCTGTCCCACGCAGTCGGCTCATGCTAGCACGTTCCAAGGAAATCCACACGAACCAGAAAGGAGCGTAAATAAAGAAAGCAAAGTCTCTGGAAACTTAGAGCAGAGTTACATGGATGAGCCTCCTCACAGACACATTCCATCACCAACTCCTGCTCATTCGAGACATACAGATCTAGGTTTTCCCTTTAGACCCGCAGATGGAGGTCATCCTTCGATGCCGAGGGAAGATAGCAGTCCATCAAGACCTTTAGAGGGAAGTCGTCCTTCCAGATTTACACAAGTGAAAGTCGACGAACCTTCGAAACCTAAGGAAGAAAACAGCCTTTTTAGACATATGGAAGAAGGGAGTCAATCTAGACCTGTAGCAGGTCATCACAGGGATCCCGCAATGAAGATTGAAACggctaaaaaggaaaaaaaacaagtaaagcAAGTGGGAGAAAGTGAAAAGACAGACAGGATCATCAGAAAGCAGAAGAAATTGACAAG gtgtacTGGATGTAGTGAGCATGCTGATCGGCCTAGCGCTACAAGCTCTGTGCACCAGAAGCTTCCAAAAAAGAGCAAGACACGGGCACATCCACAGCAGCAGGAGAGACTCAAAGATACAGGCAGTCGTGCACCACCATCTCCAGTCCATCATGCCTCACGACAG GTTGTTTCAGAGGTCATGTTCCCCCCAGAGGATTCTTCTCCACAAGATGCAGCTGTCACATCACCCCCTGCACATCCGCAATCTTCAATTCCTCCTTGCAACGCACACGCCTCGCTGGAGGTCATGACCCAGCTGCTGCAAGAGGCTGAAG ATTCAGATGAGAAAGAATTTGAAGATGACCCTTTACTACGAGTCCTTCGCACACAAAGAAAATGGGTTAAGGAGCAAATCAG ATCTAATCCGCTCTATTTATCCCTTCCAGTCAAGTGGACTTCAGATTGCACAATTTTCTGGATAAGGAAGATGATACCCCAACTTGATGCAGTAACCCATGacagtttttaa